The Longimicrobium sp. genome includes a region encoding these proteins:
- a CDS encoding GAF domain-containing protein: MAEYTLVADKTGELRLDAAAKEERYAEVAQQIEAVLEGEPDLVAAMVTIVCLLHNALPYYFWTGFYRRVGPTRLLVGPYQGTLGCLSIEFGRGVCGAAAERRETVIVPDVHAFPGHIACDSASASEIVLPVFDTRGELIAVFDVDSTIPAAFDEVDQRWLERILGTLRETEARPIVWAG, encoded by the coding sequence ATGGCGGAATACACGCTGGTGGCGGATAAGACGGGGGAGTTGAGGCTGGACGCGGCGGCCAAGGAAGAGCGATACGCCGAGGTGGCGCAGCAGATCGAGGCGGTGCTGGAAGGGGAGCCGGACCTGGTTGCGGCGATGGTGACGATCGTCTGCCTGCTCCACAACGCCCTGCCCTACTACTTCTGGACGGGCTTCTACCGCCGCGTCGGGCCCACGCGGCTGCTCGTGGGCCCGTACCAGGGCACGCTGGGGTGCCTGTCCATCGAGTTCGGACGCGGGGTGTGCGGGGCGGCGGCGGAGCGGCGCGAGACGGTGATCGTGCCGGACGTGCATGCGTTTCCGGGCCACATCGCCTGCGACTCGGCGTCGGCGTCGGAGATCGTGCTGCCCGTGTTCGACACGCGCGGAGAGCTGATCGCCGTGTTCGACGTGGACAGCACCATCCCGGCGGCGTTCGACGAGGTGGACCAGCGGTGGCTGGAACGGATCTTGGGGACGCTGCGGGAGACGGAGGCCCGGCCGATCGTGTGGGCCGGGTGA
- the tadA gene encoding tRNA adenosine(34) deaminase TadA, protein PAGAAIVRAGELVSTGHNLTHTLQDPSAHAEMVAIRRAAAAVGEWRLLDCTLYVTLEPCAMCSGAIVLARIPRLVFAAHDPKAGMSGSLANLVQHPLLNHRVHLTTGVLADESGDVLRAFFRARRRGKAPVAAEGSPPEGVSG, encoded by the coding sequence GCCGGCGGGCGCCGCCATCGTGCGCGCCGGCGAGCTGGTGAGCACGGGCCACAACCTCACGCACACCCTGCAGGACCCCAGCGCCCACGCCGAGATGGTGGCCATTCGCCGCGCTGCCGCGGCCGTGGGCGAGTGGCGGCTGCTGGACTGCACGCTGTACGTAACGCTGGAGCCGTGCGCCATGTGCTCCGGCGCCATCGTCCTGGCGCGCATCCCCCGGCTGGTCTTCGCCGCGCACGATCCCAAGGCCGGCATGTCGGGCTCGCTGGCCAACCTGGTGCAGCACCCCCTGCTGAACCACCGGGTCCATCTCACCACGGGCGTCCTGGCCGACGAATCCGGCGACGTCCTGCGCGCCTTCTTCCGCGCGCGACGCCGCGGCAAGGCACCCGTGGCAGCCGAAGGCAGTCCGCCGGAGGGCGTGAGCGGCTGA